The window CTCGGAAGTTTCATCCCATGCGATTGATCGTGAACGAGAATTAAGCCTTGACCTGAAGCTCGACTTATTCTATATTTACATGCGCTTTTGCGCGCGGTTTTGGCAATGATAATTGAGCGCTTGCGCGCGGTACACATTTTTTCGTTGAAACATGTCCGGATGATTTATCGAGTCGGGGATTGTCGCCCGGTGAAAAAAATATGTGCTGAGCTGCTGGTTTGTATGGCCGTACTGATCGGTTGCGAGAATCCCTTTGCCACGCGCACACCTGAGCCGCCGGATGATTCGGGAGGAAATCGTTGGATTCCGCCGTTTGCCTCGGAACTCGTGCTGGAAAATTTGCGCAACGCGATCGCCGATCAAAATGTTGAAAATTATTTGCGCTGCTTTTCAGATTCCTCACGCACCGGCAAGCGCTTTCGCTTTGATCCCGAGGCGACAGTTGCAAATCAGAATCCCGGATTGTTCACGAGTTGGGGTTTGTCGCAAGAACGCGATTATTTCTTGCAATTGCGTGCGGCCTTGCCGGCAGATTCCGCGCGCAGCCTGCAACTTGATTCGTTGCAGACTATTGTTTTGGGCGATTCAGCAATTTTTTTGAGAACGTATGATTTGATTGTGCGGCACCGGCGCCAGAGCATCGGCGTCCCCGGACGTGTAGCGGGGGAGTTGCGCTTTTGGCTGATCAAAGATCCTTTTGGAGAATGGTCAATATACCGGTGGGCTGATTTCAGCACCGGACAGGCGCTCACGTGGAGCAGCCTGAAAGCCGCTTTTGTGCGTTAACTCGTTCGTTAATGAACCTGACAAATCGTATAGAAAAACTTCAAGGGATTTCGACACTTTCTTGTCAAACCAACTGGCGAAGCCCAGGACTGATGCCGTAACTCATAAACGCTAAAAACTCTCGTGGCGAAACGCCTCAAAAGATCGGTGCACCAAAAAATCCGATCCTATTTCTTACCCTCGTTTGCTGTGCCGCGCTGGCAATTGTTGTTGATCGGAACATTTGCCCTTTTGATGGCAGCATTAGTCGTGCTCGATCAATACCTGCGCAAAGACCAGCGTGCCGCGATCGTTCCTCCTGCAGCGCAATCTTCGTTCAAGCTCAAACAACTCACGCCTGCTGAACGCGTGCGATTTGCCGCCGTCGATCGTGTTCTGAGTGAAGCGGGTATACAGCCGCATCGTATGAGCGAGCGCGACCGCGTGTTGATCGTCTCCATTCCGGCAAATATTGCGATTGCCGAGCTGGCGCAGTCGCTGATAAAACGCGCGCAACAACTCGGCGCGACGATCATCAGCATTCAGGACAAACTGCCCAACGGAGGAGCTGAGATTGTATATGCGGTTGCGAATGCTGCGCCGCAGAAAATTCTGTTGTTGCCCGACTTCGGGAAAAATACTCGCGCCGGCCTCCGGCGTTCCGGCAAAATCGCTTTGATTATCGATGATTTTGGCTATCAAGAGCAACAAGCCGTGGCAGGTTTTTTCAGCCTGCCGTTTTTGATTACTTATGCCGTCATTCCCGGGTTGCCGCATTCCGAACAAATCGCCAATCATTTGCATCGCCTGGGCAAGTCGGTAATCATTCATATGCCGATGGAAGCGTTAGATCGCAAGGTTGAACAAAACGGTTTTGAATTGCTGGTTCGTTTGCCGGCCGGGGAAATTCGCAACCGCGTGCGCAAGGCGGTAAAGGCCGTGCCGCATGCCGAGGGCATGAACAATCACATGGGCTCGCGCGCTACCACAAATGAGGCGTTGCTCACGGCGTTGTTTGCAGAGTTAAAGCAGGCCGATTTGTTTTTTGTCGATAGCCAAACCAACAATGAAACGCGGGCCTATGCGCTTGCCGGCAAGGCTGGAATCGCGGCTGCGCTTAACGATACCTTTTTGGATAACATCGATACCGTGCAACATATCAAACAAAAATTGCTTTATCTTGCGGATCTCGCCGGCGAAAAGGGCGAGGCGATTGGCATTGGCCACCCGTATCCCAATACCCTGAAAGCCTTGAATGAAGTCGGGCCGCAATTACAGCAGCAAGGCATAACGTTTGTGCTTGTGCGTGATCTTGTGCGCCAGGAGCAGAAACACGTTTCGAACTTAGCCGTGCAATAAACCCTTCGGAGGAAATGATGGTTCGTTTGGGAGTGAATGTTGATCACGTCGCAACCGTGCGTGAGGCCAGGAAAGACCGGCAACCCGATCCCGTGGCCGCGGCGATGGTGGCGGAAATGGCCGGCGCCGATGGTATTGTGTGCCATTTGCGGGAAGATCGCCGCCACATCAAAGACAAAGATTTGTATCTCTTGAAGGAAATGGTGAAGACGCATTTGAATTTGGAAATGGCGGCCACGGATCAAATGGTGAAAATCGCGCTCGAAGTTGTGCCGGACATGGTGACCCTGGTGCCGGAACGCCGCGAGGAGATTACCACCGAGGGCGGTTTGGATGTGCTCAAAAATCAGGAATATCTCGAAGAGACAGTTGCGACTTTGCAGAATCACAACATCATCGTGAGCTTGTTTATTAATCCCGATATCCAACAAATCAAAGCCGCGGCCCGCGTGCGCGCGGATTATGTTGAGTTGCATACCGGCGCTTATGCGCATGCCGAAAATCTCAACATCATTAGTGATGAGTTGGAAAAGCTGCGCGCGATGGCGTCTGCCGCGGCCAAGCTGCGCTTGGGGGTGAGCGCAGGACACGGCCTGAATTATCAAAACGTGAGGGAGGTCGCGGCCATCCCCGAAATCGAGGAGCTGAACATTGGGCATTCCATCGTCGCACGCGCCATTCTGGTCGGCATGGAGCGCGCGGTGAGAGATATGCTGGCATTGATGAAGAAATAACGTGCTCCGAAACGCAAACTTCCGCAGAGCATTGGCGGCGATTGTGATAAGCGGCGCGCTGTTTTTTCTGCTGGCGTCGTGCACTAGTCGCGAAAACGATTATGCCAACCTGCTTGCCTTTCGCCAGGCTTGCGCGAAGGCTTTGGGCGAGCGCAGCGGCAGTATTCTCGTGATGAATCCGCACAACGGTGTGTTGTGGGCCGCTGTCAATGAGACGCTGGGCGTACAAAAATCAGCCCGGCCCGGCTCGATCTTCAAACTTGTAACAGCGCTGAGCTTGCTCCGCAATGGCACGGTTAATCCGGCGGAGCAATTTCTTTGTGAGGGACAAATCCAGATAGATGGCAAAACCTATCGTTGCTGGCTGAGAGAGGGGCACGGCGAGCAGAATCTCCTGCAGGCTCTGGCAAATTCATGCAACGTCTATTTCTATCAAGCCGTCAGGCATTTGCCCTCCGAACAGCTCACCAAAACGGCGCGTCAACTGTTGCTGGGCGAATGCACGGGAATCAACTTTGCGCAAGAAGATTGCGGACAATTGCCGGAATGGGTGTCGCCAGAAGAAAGCATTAGTTTTGCCATCGGTCACGCGCGCGCCATGGCCGTGACCCCGGTACAGATGTTGCGCCTCGTCGCAGCGCTTGCCAATGGCGGAAGGTTGTATCGCCCTTTTTATCCAACTGGCGCAGAAGCTTGGAGAAATTCTCGGCCGGAGCTGCAAGGCTCGCTTCCCTTCGGAGATGAGCTGCGTTATATCAAAGAGGGGATGCGGCAAAGTGTGGTTTATGGCACGAGTGTCAATGCAAGCGTGCCTGAAGTGATCGCAGCCGGAAAAACCGGCACGGCAGCCGAGTATTTTGGCAGCAAAACAGCGGCCTGGTTTATTGGCTTTGCACCATTTGAAAAGCCGGAGATTGCGATCGTCGTATTTTTGGAAGAGGGGCGAGGCGCGTTAGATGCCGCGCCGATAGGGGGGAGGGTTTTCCAGGATTACTTTGCGCTCAAGAAAAGCATGAGATAGCCGCTACCCGTCACCGTCCGATTACGGAATGCCGTATGATTTCATTGTCTCCAATTTTCCCAAATCAATAAGCGCCAGTGCAGCTTTCAGATCGGCCGGTTCAAGTTGATAGCCGTTTACTTCGACGACGAAACGATCGGCCACCAAAACATTTAACACGCTGCTTTCTGGATCGGCTTTCTCATAGCCGCGATAACCGTGATAGCTGATCGTTCTTTCATAGCCCGCGTTTGTTTTGCGATCGAAATCGTTCATCGCCCAGGAAAAAATCGTCATGCTTGCCAGGCTTTGCCGCGAACCAAGATCGGTGATCTTGATCGTCAGGCTGCGGCCTTCGTCGTCGTCATATTGCGCTTCGGCCGTTGACATGGTGAAACCGAATGCCGCTGAGGTTTCACCGGTAGTCGCTTCACGCTCCAACGTGAGCACATTCTCGGGTAACATTGCCTGCAAGTCATGAAAATCGACGGGAGTGACCTTGCGTTCGGTTTGCGCGGGCGGAACTACCGATTGTCCAAACTCGCGGCTCGCGTCAGGAAGGCGCCGGATGGTTTCGGGTTTTTGGTTGTCCTGCTGATTTTGAGTGCAGCAGAGCGCAAGCAAACAGGCGCAGCATACGATGATCGTTTCGCGTTTCATTGAGCCACCGTGATGCTTTACAGAATTATTCTCTGAAAATATTGCCTGCGCTCTTTAGCACAATTCTTGATCAAAAGCAATTGGAAATTTCCCCGCGCGGCGAATGGGTCATTCTTGTGAGATAACCTCGTTCGTTCCCGCGGCAATTCTGACTTTGCGCGAGCTGCCATCGTTGGTGCGGATGGTGAAGCTATAAACCGGTCCGCTATCGCCATCTTTGAGTTTCCACTCAATGGTCTCACCGGGCGTTGTTGCCAGCGCAGCCTGTTCAGCCGCATCACGCACGGTTAGATCCGGAATCTCGGCGGGCAGTGTTTTGCCTTCGCTTTCGAACTGAGCCGTAACGTCTTCGCGTTCGATAATTTCGCCGTTGGCGCCGTTAATTTCGATTTCAAAGATGCCGCTTTCGTTTCTAAGCCCGAGCTCGTAGGTTACCACGCCGTTCTCATGCTCAACCTGTCCCTCGAAAATCTTGCCGCCGCTTATTTCTTTTTGGGCGATTTCTTCGATTTGCCCACGGTCAAGCTGACCTGTGCTGGCAGTTTCCGGCGCTGCGGTTTGCTGTTGATCAGCGCTTTGCTGAGAATCTGCCGGTGCCTGTGCTGCGGACTCTTGCTGAGGTTTTTCACAAGCAATAATTGCGACAGCCAGAGCTGCGACCATGAATTGCCGAAGCTTGAAATTGACGGACTTCATACGTGACTCTCCTGAAAGATTTGTCTGTGGATGGGTTTAAGAACATGGTAATATAGCAACAACCTGGGAAAACGGCGAAAAACTAAGTATATTTTACGCGACGCGCGAGGTCGCAACTCAATATCCTAAACCAAAAGCGTGGATTTGTTCATATGAAAAAAAATCTTATGGAAGCGCCCCAAAAGCATTTGAGCGGATTCCTGGACAGAAGCTTGCAAGCTCTTGAAAAACAGGTATTAGATATCCCTGTGGAAAAGTGGGACTTGAAAGTGAACGCGGAATCGTGGTCAATCGAGGAAATTATTCATCATTTAATTCTTGTCGAAGTACAACGGTTACAGCAGCTCAAAGACTTACTTGAAGGCCGGCGTGAAAGTGCACCGGCGCGCGCTGAAATTCAGAAACCGAACTTCGACCAAATTCGCCACCGCGAGAGTCCTGTTAAAACCCGTGAGGAGATGGAGCCATCGCCAGGCATTCCAGCCAAAGTTTTGCTGGCGGGACTGCGCCGCGCGCGCAACGAGACCATGGATTTTGTACAAGCCGCTGATCTTACTCAATTGGAACACGTGTGGCTAAACACGATTTCAC is drawn from Cytophagia bacterium CHB2 and contains these coding sequences:
- a CDS encoding pyridoxine 5'-phosphate synthase yields the protein MVRLGVNVDHVATVREARKDRQPDPVAAAMVAEMAGADGIVCHLREDRRHIKDKDLYLLKEMVKTHLNLEMAATDQMVKIALEVVPDMVTLVPERREEITTEGGLDVLKNQEYLEETVATLQNHNIIVSLFINPDIQQIKAAARVRADYVELHTGAYAHAENLNIISDELEKLRAMASAAAKLRLGVSAGHGLNYQNVREVAAIPEIEELNIGHSIVARAILVGMERAVRDMLALMKK
- a CDS encoding divergent polysaccharide deacetylase family protein, whose protein sequence is MAKRLKRSVHQKIRSYFLPSFAVPRWQLLLIGTFALLMAALVVLDQYLRKDQRAAIVPPAAQSSFKLKQLTPAERVRFAAVDRVLSEAGIQPHRMSERDRVLIVSIPANIAIAELAQSLIKRAQQLGATIISIQDKLPNGGAEIVYAVANAAPQKILLLPDFGKNTRAGLRRSGKIALIIDDFGYQEQQAVAGFFSLPFLITYAVIPGLPHSEQIANHLHRLGKSVIIHMPMEALDRKVEQNGFELLVRLPAGEIRNRVRKAVKAVPHAEGMNNHMGSRATTNEALLTALFAELKQADLFFVDSQTNNETRAYALAGKAGIAAALNDTFLDNIDTVQHIKQKLLYLADLAGEKGEAIGIGHPYPNTLKALNEVGPQLQQQGITFVLVRDLVRQEQKHVSNLAVQ
- a CDS encoding DinB family protein, which encodes MKKNLMEAPQKHLSGFLDRSLQALEKQVLDIPVEKWDLKVNAESWSIEEIIHHLILVEVQRLQQLKDLLEGRRESAPARAEIQKPNFDQIRHRESPVKTREEMEPSPGIPAKVLLAGLRRARNETMDFVQAADLTQLEHVWLNTISLGPLNGVEFIEFLAAHMERHAKQIEDVRKSI